Genomic window (Paenibacillus sp. PK3_47):
GCTGAAAGTTAAACGTAGCAGGTATAGAGACCTCCAAGCTGACAATGACGGAAGCTCCCGCCCTTATTGTGCCAAGCGGAACGCCGTCTCCCGGCCGGGCACCTCTTTGGACGGCTCCATCTATCCGGATACTGTCCCAAATGAACAAGGTTCCCTGCGGCACTGCGTCAACGAGTACTGCATCGGCAGCGAAATTCCCGCTGTTTTTTACAGTAAATACGTAATGCAGGCTGTCCCCGGGAGCAGCGCTGTAGTAATTGACCTTAAGATGGACGGAAATTCCCGGGTGAACAACGGTTATGGATACTGTGTTACTTTCTACAGTCTCCGTTTCTTCCACATAGTAGGTGATGGCGGCACGGGTAATAAGGACGGGATCAGATCCTGCCGTGATCCGCACCCGGAAAGAAATCTCAGCTGCCGAGCCTGTACCGAGGTTTCCTAACGGAATTCCGGCCTCAGGGTCTGACTCCGGATCATACACGCCCCCGGCCACTACGCTTCCGGGAATGAAAACGGCGCCGTCCGGGACAGGAATTCTTGCATTGATCCCGGCGAGCGGCCGGGTTCCTTCGTTTTTCAGCAGCAGGGTGTAAGTAACGGCATCACCGACAAATGTAGTCGGCGTACTGGCTGTCAGAAGGGTAGAGAGCTGATAAGACAGGATTGAAATGCTCACCGGATTGGACCGGGTCTCACCGTGGACTTCCCGCCCCTCCAGCGTAGTAAAGATGTATCTTCCCACAGCAGTATTGCGGAGCTGGAGGGAGGAAGGTAGCGAGACAACAATGACCTGAAATGCAATATGCACTGTAATATGCGGCGCAACCGTTCCAAGCGGAATCCCGGCAGCGGGCGTAACTCCGGGCAGGGGAATACCGTCCCTGAGCACGCTGTTGGCTATAAAGGAGACCCCTGGGGGAAGGGCATCTGTCACCACGACCTGTGCGGCCACATTCCCGTTATTGGTTGCGGTGAGGGTATAAACCAGCGTCTCCCCCAGGGAGACGCTGGTTTTGTCAGCACTTTTGTGAAGTGCGAGAACCGGACTGAGAACCGGAGTATTAACGGTATTCGAATAACTGATTCTGTCTACACCGGCTGCCGAACTGAACAGTACCATGGACTGATTGGTTACAACAGTGTCAGGGCGCTGTCCCCGGGTCATACTTCAATTACCTGTACCTGGAAGGTTACAGTAACGGAATCTCCCGGAGCGATGGTGCCGATGATCACCCCTGATCCGGGATTGGCGCCTGCGCGTGTAATGCCGTCTACGGTTACGCTGCCTGTAACGAACTGGCTGCCGGCCGGAATCGGGTCAACCAGCACGACATTGCTGACCGGAGCGATTCCGTTGTTGGTGACCACGATGGTGTAGGTAATGATATCTCCAACAACGGCATCGATGACCGGTGTGCTTTTGACAGCTGTCACATCAGGAGATGACACAGGAATTACGAGCGTGTTGGACAAGGAAGAACCGGAGAGCAGCCGTCCATCCGGCGGTGTAAAGGTAAAGGTTGCGCCCGCCTGGTTAATGAGCTGCTGTGACGGAGGCAGTGTGGCTACAGTGACCTGCAGCGAGACCGCGACGGTGACTGTAGCACCCGGTGCGACTGTACCCACGCTGATGCCCGTTGCCGGATCGGCTCCTGGCTGCGGAACCCCGTTAACCAGCACGCTGTTCGGAACAAACACTGCGCCAGGAGGAATTGCGTCCGTAACGGTTACATTGGCAGGCAGATTGCCGGTGTTGTTAATGTTCAGGAAGTACGTGACTGTGTCGCCTACAGTTGCATTGGCTGTATCCGCGCTCTTCACTACATTAATAATAGGCTGGAATACAGGGATAACCAGCGTGTTGGAGTAAGAAGCGCCGGAGAATGCGCCGGATGTAAAGCTGACGGACGCCTGGTTGCTGAGGTTTGGCGGAGCAGGCAGTGCATTCACCAGGGTGTTAAAGGTGACAAGCACATCCTCTCCCGGTGCCAGGGATCCCAGTGATATTCCGTTGGCAGGATTTCCTCCCGGCAGCGGTGTTCCGTCTACAACCACGCTTCCGGCAACAAAGGAAGCCCCGGCAGGTATCGGATCACTGAGGACGACATTATTAATCGTGGCTATACCGCTGTTGGTGACAAGGACGCTGTAGGTGACGGTATCGCCCACGACAGCATCAATGACTGCAGTGCTCTTCACTACCGAAACATTAGGGGATGATACCGGAATCTGATTAATGTTGGACAACACAGAGTTATTGAAGGTACGGCCGTCAGGCAGAACATAGGCCAGCGAAATTGCAGCCTGGTTGGTCAGCTGCTGGCTTGGCGGCAGTGTGTTGATCACCACGGAGAATGTGACGGTCAGGCTTGCACCGGCGGCAATTGTTCCGAGCGGCACACCGGTAGCCGGATCGCTGCCCGGGGAAGGAAAGCCGTTAATCAGCACACTGTTCGGCACCAGAGTTGTTCCGGCCGGGATCGTATCCGTAAACGTAGCGGTAGCCGGGTAATTGCCCGTATTGCCCACCGTTACCGTATAGGTAACCGTATCGCCGACCGTGGCGTTAACCGTGCTGGAAGATTTGGCTGCGGCCACAACAGGCTGGAAGACCGGAGTTGTCACGATATTGGAGAAAGCACTGTTAGACAGCGCTCCGGAAGTAAAGCTGACTGAAGACTGATTGTTGAGCACTCCGGACGCAGGCAGAGACGTTACTGTTACATTGAAGGATACGTTTACTAATACTCCCGGAGCAATGCTGCCGAGGTTTACTCCGGTAGAAGGAGAAGCCGCAGGGCGCGGAACACCGTCTACCGTTACACTTCCGGGCACGAATGCCGTACCGGCAGGCAGTGCATCTGTAAATACTACGTTATTGACTGTGGCAATCCCGTTATTCGTCAAGTTGACAGAATAAGTAATGGTATCGCCGACGGTGGTCGATGTTGTTGCAGTTGTTTTGACCACACCGAGATTGGGATTGGAGACAGGGATGGTGACTGTGTTGGAGAGTGCTGAGCCGCCCAGTGTCCGCCCGTCCGGCAAGGTGAAGCTGAAGGCAGCAGTGCCCTGGTTGACCAGAAGCTGCGGATTCGGCAGAGAAGTAATCACCACAGAGAAGACAACCTGAACGGTACCGCCCGGAGGTATAGGA
Coding sequences:
- a CDS encoding DUF11 domain-containing protein produces the protein MTRGQRPDTVVTNQSMVLFSSAAGVDRISYSNTVNTPVLSPVLALHKSADKTSVSLGETLVYTLTATNNGNVAAQVVVTDALPPGVSFIANSVLRDGIPLPGVTPAAGIPLGTVAPHITVHIAFQVIVVSLPSSLQLRNTAVGRYIFTTLEGREVHGETRSNPVSISILSYQLSTLLTASTPTTFVGDAVTYTLLLKNEGTRPLAGINARIPVPDGAVFIPGSVVAGGVYDPESDPEAGIPLGNLGTGSAAEISFRVRITAGSDPVLITRAAITYYVEETETVESNTVSITVVHPGISVHLKVNYYSAAPGDSLHYVFTVKNSGNFAADAVLVDAVPQGTLFIWDSIRIDGAVQRGARPGDGVPLGTIRAGASVIVSLEVSIPATFNFQQLPAVQNHGNVQYTFTLPDGRSVRQVTRSNTVTTLILSPVISIEMTGEPPIVEPGGIAKFKIQVANSGNYPADVSVIRIIPQGTFIDPDIVTISAESVPGTSYRGAVQLGTVDPGQTVHLTYFVKINPGYLGHSIEGYSTALYLFTIDGRSYNGEARSNTYRLIIEEISE